A genomic window from Candidatus Pelagisphaera phototrophica includes:
- a CDS encoding sulfatase family protein, which yields MTYSFLNVLPLLLFVGSIVAPASVAAADSRPNILFCIMDDASYMHMSTYGCEWTDTPSFDRLANEGILFQNAYTPNAKCAPSRSSILTGRNSWQLEEAANHIVNFPAKFRTFPEVLRANGYQAGKTGKGWGPGLPGEIDGKPRVLIAKNYGSENLDKKPAKGMSIEDYAGNFEVFLEEVDSEEPWFFWYGSKEPHRRYEYGSGQKLGGKSIDDIKEVPGFWPDSEVIRNDMLDYGLEIEHADSHLGMMIESLEDRGLLENTLIVMTSDNGMPFPRGKAQEYEYSNHMPLAMMWPKGIRNPGRTVTDMVSFVDFAPTFLDVAGIGFEDSGMQPSPGRSLMDIFESRKSGQVNPKRDYVVIGKERHDYSRPGNQGYPIRGIVGNDYLYLYNYKIDLWPAGNPELGYLDVDGSPTKTEILELFRSGKDRSYWELSFGKRKVHEEFFDLANDPECLNNLANDERLTEVKHKMKARLDATLAEQNDPRFLGNGDVFDKYGFSQGHAWNFYENYMAGKESKKRTGWVNDSDYEPEPLD from the coding sequence ATGACCTATTCCTTTTTGAACGTGCTTCCGCTGCTTTTATTTGTTGGATCGATCGTTGCCCCGGCGAGCGTTGCGGCGGCTGACAGTCGTCCCAACATTCTTTTCTGCATCATGGACGATGCGTCTTACATGCACATGAGCACTTACGGTTGCGAGTGGACGGACACGCCTTCCTTTGATCGATTGGCGAATGAAGGAATCCTTTTTCAAAACGCCTACACGCCCAATGCGAAATGTGCTCCCTCTCGATCCAGCATTCTAACGGGGCGAAACTCGTGGCAATTGGAGGAGGCGGCCAATCACATCGTCAACTTTCCTGCTAAATTCAGGACTTTTCCGGAAGTGTTACGGGCGAATGGATACCAGGCCGGCAAAACGGGCAAGGGATGGGGGCCAGGGCTTCCGGGTGAAATCGATGGAAAGCCCCGCGTTTTGATCGCGAAAAACTATGGTTCTGAGAACCTGGACAAGAAGCCCGCGAAGGGAATGTCGATCGAAGACTACGCAGGCAATTTTGAAGTCTTCCTTGAGGAAGTCGATTCAGAAGAACCGTGGTTCTTCTGGTATGGATCGAAAGAGCCGCATCGGCGATATGAATACGGATCGGGACAAAAGCTCGGAGGGAAAAGCATAGACGATATTAAAGAAGTCCCCGGATTTTGGCCTGATAGCGAAGTGATTCGCAATGACATGCTGGACTACGGTCTAGAGATCGAGCATGCGGATAGTCATTTGGGAATGATGATCGAGTCATTGGAGGATCGAGGTCTATTGGAGAATACACTCATTGTCATGACCTCCGACAATGGGATGCCGTTTCCGCGCGGAAAGGCCCAGGAATACGAATACTCGAATCATATGCCCCTCGCCATGATGTGGCCTAAAGGTATACGAAATCCGGGACGTACCGTTACTGATATGGTTAGCTTTGTCGATTTTGCCCCGACTTTCCTCGATGTTGCTGGGATAGGATTTGAGGACTCCGGTATGCAACCTTCACCCGGCCGAAGCTTGATGGATATCTTCGAGTCAAGAAAAAGCGGTCAGGTGAATCCAAAGCGTGACTACGTGGTAATCGGAAAAGAACGGCATGACTATAGTCGACCTGGCAATCAAGGGTACCCGATTCGAGGTATCGTGGGGAATGACTATCTTTATCTTTACAACTACAAGATTGATTTGTGGCCTGCAGGTAATCCGGAACTTGGATACCTTGATGTAGATGGTTCACCTACGAAAACGGAGATATTGGAGCTGTTCCGCTCCGGGAAAGACCGCTCCTACTGGGAGCTGTCTTTCGGTAAGCGCAAGGTCCACGAGGAATTCTTCGACCTCGCGAATGATCCCGAGTGCTTGAACAATCTTGCGAACGATGAGCGATTGACCGAAGTGAAGCACAAGATGAAAGCCCGCTTGGATGCGACTCTGGCGGAACAGAATGATCCTCGGTTTCTGGGGAATGGGGACGTGTTCGACAAATACGGTTTTTCGCAGGGTCATGCATGGAACTTCTACGAGAATTACATGGCCGGGAAAGAATCGAAAAAGAGAACGGGTTGGGTGAACGATTCGGATTACGAGCCCGAGCCTCTGGATTAA
- a CDS encoding sialate O-acetylesterase, which yields MKLSSPFTHFVFLRISVGRLLLSVVLAFSLGVKVFGDVRLPAIFDDHMVLQQRMAVPVWGWASRGESVVVSGSWGSEATVVTDASGRWMVNLETPAYGGPYSVGVQGRNRIVLENVMIGEVWLCAGQSNMGWRLSATSEGFEDSASADLPNIRIFRSERAHSPHPQEDVLAKWKVCNPESAALCSAVTFYFARKLHQELGIPVGVVLQPYAGTPIEGWMPKDIQLSDPRTRKVIEELDTESDNYDVEKARQQLARATELWKLGKRAGEPKLRTPSNWGHQYPGNIFNGMIHPVRPYGIRGAIWYQGERNAKDLAQAANYVNQLPLLIDYYRSSWNELSHGAVARDFPFYFVQLPSWLQDQSEPVEADAAWAVSREMMRLVSNSVKNTGVAVSVDTGDSILLHPIDKKPIGLRLAYLALKETYGRDFVGYGPRYRSHEIKGDTFIITFDSIGSGMKAGRNGKLDTFAIAGEDRAFVWADAKIIGNQVVISADEVRNPAAVRYAWAMNPTKRILLYNQEGIPASPFRTDDWPLFDEASYVPSVQDKPKKPEGYKQVTTKRPPMTQ from the coding sequence ATGAAGTTGTCCTCACCTTTTACCCACTTCGTGTTTTTGCGGATTAGTGTGGGTCGCCTGCTATTAAGCGTCGTACTCGCCTTTAGTCTCGGAGTTAAAGTGTTTGGGGATGTTAGACTCCCTGCGATTTTCGATGACCACATGGTTCTGCAGCAGCGGATGGCTGTACCCGTTTGGGGGTGGGCTAGTCGGGGAGAAAGCGTAGTCGTATCTGGAAGTTGGGGTAGTGAAGCCACGGTAGTTACGGATGCCAGTGGACGGTGGATGGTAAACTTAGAGACTCCTGCTTACGGAGGACCCTATTCGGTTGGAGTCCAAGGACGCAATCGGATCGTTCTAGAAAATGTGATGATCGGGGAAGTCTGGCTTTGTGCCGGCCAATCGAATATGGGTTGGAGGTTATCAGCAACCTCGGAAGGGTTTGAGGACTCGGCATCGGCCGACTTACCGAATATTCGCATTTTCCGCTCTGAGCGTGCCCATAGTCCTCATCCTCAAGAAGACGTTTTGGCGAAATGGAAGGTGTGCAATCCCGAATCCGCTGCCCTATGTTCTGCGGTCACGTTCTATTTTGCCCGAAAGCTTCATCAGGAATTGGGAATCCCGGTTGGGGTTGTCTTGCAGCCTTACGCAGGCACACCGATTGAAGGCTGGATGCCGAAAGACATACAATTGTCCGATCCTCGAACTCGAAAAGTTATCGAAGAATTGGATACGGAATCGGATAATTATGATGTAGAAAAAGCGCGTCAGCAGCTAGCCCGGGCCACAGAGCTATGGAAATTAGGAAAGCGTGCGGGGGAACCCAAATTGCGGACGCCAAGCAACTGGGGGCACCAATATCCGGGCAATATATTTAATGGAATGATCCATCCGGTGCGACCCTATGGAATTAGGGGAGCGATCTGGTACCAGGGTGAGCGAAACGCGAAGGACCTAGCTCAAGCGGCAAATTATGTGAACCAACTCCCGCTGTTGATCGACTACTACCGGTCCTCTTGGAACGAGCTCTCCCATGGCGCGGTTGCCCGAGATTTCCCTTTTTACTTTGTCCAGCTGCCCAGTTGGCTTCAGGATCAGTCAGAACCGGTGGAAGCAGACGCTGCCTGGGCCGTGAGTCGGGAGATGATGCGTCTGGTTTCGAATTCAGTTAAGAACACGGGCGTAGCGGTATCGGTGGATACGGGTGACTCAATATTGCTTCACCCAATTGATAAAAAGCCTATTGGGCTACGTTTAGCCTATCTAGCGTTGAAGGAAACTTATGGACGAGATTTCGTTGGTTACGGACCTCGATATCGGTCCCACGAAATCAAAGGTGACACGTTCATCATTACATTTGATTCTATCGGTTCTGGCATGAAGGCAGGTCGCAACGGGAAGTTAGATACGTTCGCGATCGCTGGGGAAGACAGAGCGTTTGTATGGGCGGACGCAAAGATAATAGGGAATCAGGTAGTTATCTCAGCAGATGAAGTACGGAATCCCGCTGCAGTGAGGTACGCCTGGGCGATGAATCCCACCAAGCGAATTTTGCTGTACAATCAGGAAGGAATCCCTGCTTCACCCTTCCGTACAGATGACTGGCCGTTGTTTGATGAAGCTAGTTATGTTCCTTCGGTTCAGGATAAGCCGAAGAAGCCAGAGGGTTATAAACAGGTTACCACAAAACGGCCGCCTATGACCCAGTAG
- a CDS encoding HAD-IIB family hydrolase — MPQSTPTLVKTIVFTDLDGTLIDFESYSPKAAGPLARKLVRRKIPLVFCSSKTLEEQLHLMKEMGLSTPCIVENGCGIFVPENFDLLSDQPSKAIPGFGKLVKLGVSNLKIQKAIAKLSLDMGIDFRPYSKLTPLKISKITGLSEAATQRAQNREFSETLTASLDDEVWKEVNTKLNEVDLQCLCGGRFYTVTSKEYNKGTAMKMLLDAYQASSGGNWKSIAIGDSANDHDMLQSADQGYLVQKTDGSWNEMDIPRLKQISGIGPHGWVEAIRDAIGLVP; from the coding sequence GTGCCTCAATCAACGCCAACGCTTGTCAAAACGATTGTCTTCACGGATCTGGATGGCACTCTAATCGACTTTGAGAGCTACTCGCCCAAAGCAGCAGGACCACTAGCCCGGAAACTAGTTCGCAGAAAAATTCCCTTGGTTTTTTGTTCCTCAAAAACGCTAGAGGAGCAATTGCATCTCATGAAGGAAATGGGTTTATCAACCCCTTGCATCGTAGAGAATGGATGTGGAATTTTCGTGCCTGAGAATTTCGATTTGCTTTCCGATCAGCCATCAAAGGCTATCCCGGGATTTGGTAAACTTGTTAAGCTCGGCGTATCTAATCTAAAGATACAGAAAGCGATCGCTAAACTGTCTCTCGATATGGGAATCGATTTTCGTCCCTACTCAAAGCTAACGCCTCTAAAAATCTCGAAAATAACAGGACTCAGCGAAGCAGCTACCCAGCGGGCTCAGAATCGCGAGTTTAGCGAAACGCTAACAGCCTCACTCGACGATGAAGTATGGAAAGAGGTAAACACCAAGCTTAACGAAGTCGATCTCCAATGCCTATGCGGCGGTCGCTTCTATACCGTCACATCAAAGGAGTACAATAAAGGGACTGCGATGAAAATGCTTCTGGATGCTTATCAAGCCAGCAGTGGAGGAAATTGGAAATCCATCGCAATCGGAGACAGCGCCAACGATCACGACATGCTTCAATCTGCCGACCAAGGCTATTTGGTTCAAAAAACCGATGGATCGTGGAATGAGATGGATATCCCAAGACTAAAGCAAATCTCGGGAATTGGTCCTCACGGCTGGGTCGAGGCGATCAGAGATGCCATTGGATTGGTCCCGTGA
- a CDS encoding thioredoxin family protein, with protein MAFTLELGTFAPDFELLATDGESYSLEDFDNHRFLVLFFTCNHCPYVTGSDEVTRETTERFKDRGVGFVGINANSKNTYPEDDYSHMVARMEEHGFPWTYLHDETQDVARAYGALRTPHFYVFDAERKLIYTGRGVDQPRNRSAITVNDLERMLEEATSGQPISVPQTNPIGCNVKWDGKDAHWMPGEACDLV; from the coding sequence ATGGCATTTACCCTTGAACTTGGAACCTTCGCTCCCGATTTCGAACTCCTCGCCACGGATGGCGAGTCCTACAGTCTAGAGGATTTCGATAACCATCGATTTCTGGTACTCTTCTTCACTTGCAACCACTGCCCCTACGTGACAGGCTCCGACGAGGTCACGAGGGAGACTACTGAACGATTCAAAGACCGAGGTGTGGGCTTTGTCGGGATCAACGCAAACAGCAAGAATACGTACCCTGAGGACGACTATTCCCACATGGTAGCTCGGATGGAGGAGCATGGGTTTCCATGGACCTATCTGCATGACGAGACCCAGGATGTCGCTCGCGCTTACGGGGCGTTGCGTACGCCTCACTTCTACGTTTTCGATGCGGAACGGAAACTGATCTATACGGGACGTGGGGTGGACCAGCCGCGAAACCGATCAGCGATCACGGTGAACGATTTGGAACGGATGCTTGAAGAAGCAACGAGCGGTCAGCCCATCAGTGTCCCGCAGACCAATCCTATTGGCTGCAATGTAAAGTGGGACGGTAAGGATGCTCACTGGATGCCTGGGGAGGCGTGCGATCTCGTCTAG